One genomic window of Anguilla anguilla isolate fAngAng1 chromosome 13, fAngAng1.pri, whole genome shotgun sequence includes the following:
- the LOC118211809 gene encoding myosin heavy chain, fast skeletal muscle-like, with product MSTDAEMEVFGPAAIYLRKPERERIEAQNTPFDAKTAFFVAEPKEMYLKGKLISREGGKATVETLEGGQKITVKEDDIHPMNPPKFDKIEDMAMMTHLNEPCVLYNLKERYAAWMIYTYSGLFCVTVNPYKWLPVYDSVVVGAYRGKKRIEAPPHIFSISDNAYQFMLTDRENQSILITGESGAGKTVNTKRVIQYFATIAVAGQKKAEPGKIQGSLEDQIIAANPLLEAYGNAKTVRNDNSSRFGKFIRIHFGTTGKLASADIETYLLEKSRVTFQLSAERSYHIFYQLMTGHKPELLEALLITTNPYDYPMISQGEITVKSIDDVEEFIATDTAIDILGFTADEKMGIYKLTGACLHHGSMKFKQKQREEQAEPDGTEVADKISYLMGLNSADLLKALCYPRVKVGNEFVTKGQTVPQVHNSVMALCKSVYEKMFLWMVIRINEMLDTKQPRNFFIGVLDIAGFEIFDFNSLEQLCINFTNEKLQQFFNHHMFVLEQEEYKKEGIDWEFIDFGMDLAACIELIEKPMGIFSILEEECMFPKASDTTFKNKLHDQHLGKTNAFQKPKPAKGKAEAHFSLVHYAGTVDYNINGWLDKNKDPLNDSVVQLYQKSSVKLLAHLYASHAGADDAKGGGGKKAGKKKGGSFQTVSALFRENLGKLMTNLRSTHPHFVRCLIPNESKTPGLMENFLVIHQLRCNGVLEGIRICRKGFPSRILYGDFKQRYKVLNASVIPEGQFIDNKKASEKLLGSIDVDHTQYKFGHTKVFFKAGLLGTLEEMRDEKLATLVTMTQALCRGYLMRREFVKMMERRESIYSIQYNIRSFMNVKHWPWMKVYFKIKPLLKSAEAEKEMANMKEEFTKCKEDLAKALAKKKELEEKMVSLLQEKNDLQLAVASESESLSDAEERCEGLIKAKIQLEAKLKETSERLEDEEEINGELTAKKRKLEDECSELKKDIDDLELTLAKVEKEKHATENKVKNLTEEMASQDESIGKLSKEKKALQEAHQQTLDDLQAEEDKVNTLTKAKTKLEQQVDDLEGSLEQEKKLRMDLERAKRKLEGDLKLAQESIMDLENDKQQSEEKIKKKDFEMSQLLSKIEDEQTLGAQLQKKIKELQARIEELEEEIEAERAARAKVEKQRADLSRELEEISERLEEAGGATAAQIEMNKKREAEFQKLRRDLEESTLQHEATAAALRKKQADSVAELGEQIDNLQRVKQKLEKEKSEYKMEIDDLSSNMEAVAKSKGNLEKMCRTLEDQLSELKSKYDENARQLNDMSAQKARLQTEHGELGRQVEEKEALVSQLTRGKQAYTQQIEELKRHVEEEGKAKNALAHALQSARHDCDLLREQYEEEQEAKAELQRGMSKANSEVAQWRSKYETDAIQRTEELEEAKKKLAQRLQEAEESIEAVNSKCASLEKTKQRLQGEVEDLMIDVERANAQAANLDKKQRNFDKVLAEAKQKYEESQAELEGAQKEARSLSTELFKMKNSYEEALDQLETLKRENKNLQQEISDLTEQIGETGKTVHELEKAKKTVETEKAEIQAALEEAEGTLEHEESKILRVQLELSQVKGEIERKLAEKDEETEQIKRNSQRVVESMQSTLDAEVRSRNDALRVKKKMEGDLNEMEIQLSHANRQAAEAQKQLRNVQGQLKDAQLHLDDAIRGQEDMKEQVAMVERRNNLMLAEIEELRAALEQTERGRKVAEQELVDASERVGLLHSQNTSLLNTKKKLEADFLQIQSEVDDTVQEARNAEEKAKKAITDAAMMAEELKKEQDTSAHLERMKKNLEVTVKDLQHRLDEAESLAMKGGKKQLQKLEARVRELEGEVEAEQKRGADSVKGVRKYERKVKELTYQTEEDKKNVHRLQDLVDKLQLKVKAYKRQSEEAEEQANTHLSRFRKVQHELEEAQERADIAESQVNKLRAKSRDAGKGNEVAE from the exons aaaataacagtCAAAGAGGATGACATCCACCCAATGAATCCTCCCAAGTTTGACAAAATTGAGGACATGGCCATGATGACCCACCTCAACGAGCCCTGTGTGCTGTATAACCTCAAAGAGCGTTATGCAGCATGGATGATCTAC ACCTACTCTGGGCTGTTCTGTGTCACTGTGAATCCCTACAAGTGGCTCCCAGTGTACGATTCTGTTGTTGTGGGAGCATACAGGGGCAAAAAGAGAATTGAGGCCCCACCCCACATCTTCTCCATCTCCGACAATGCCTATCAGTTCATGCTCACAG ATCGTGAGAACCAGTCCATCCTGATTAC TGGAGAATCTGGTGCAGGGAAGACTGTGAACACAAAGCGTGTCATTCAGTACTTTGCGACAATTGCAGTGGCTGGACAAAAGAAAGCAGAACCAGGAAAAATTCAG GGATCACTGGAGGATCAAATCATTGCAGCGAACCCCCTGCTGGAGGCTTATGGTAATGCCAAGACTGTGAGGAATGACAACTCCTCCCGTTTT GGAAAGTTCATCAGAATCCACTTTGGTACAACAGGAAAACTGGCTTCTGCTGATATTGAGACCT ATTTGCTGGAAAAGTCAAGAGTAACATTCCAGCTGTCAGCTGAACGCAGCTACCACATCTTCTACCAGCTTATGACAGGCCACAAGCCTGAACTGCTGG AGGCTCTTCTCATTACCACCAATCCATACGACTACCCTATGATCAGCCAAGGAGAAATCACTGTCAAAAGTATTGATGATGTGGAGGAGTTCATAGCCACAGAT ACTGCCATTGATATCTTGGGCTTCACTGCTGATGAGAAGATGGGTATCTACAAGCTGACTGGTGCTTGCTTGCATCATGGGAGCATGAAGTTTAAGCAAAAGCAGCGCGAGGAGCAGGCTGAACCTGATGGCACTGAGG TGGCAGATAAAATTTCTTACCTCATGGGCCTGAACTCAGCTGACCTGCTGAAAGCCCTGTGTTACCCCAGAGTGAAGGTCGGAAATGAGTTTGTGACCAAGGGACAAACTGTGCCACAG GTCCACAACTCTGTTATGGCTCTGTGCAAATCTGTCTATGAGAAAATGTTCTTATGGATGGTCATCCGAATCAATGAGATGTTGGACACAAAGCAACCAAGAAATTTCTTCATTGGTGTCCTGGATATTGCTGGATTTGAAATCTTTGAT TTCAACAGCTTGGAGCAGTTGTGTATCAACTTCACCAATGAGAAACTGCAACAGTTTTTCAACCACCACATGTTCGTGCTGGAACAAGAGGAGTACAAGAAAGAGGGAATTGATTGGGAGTTCATTGATTTTGGTATGGACTTGGCTGCCTGCATTGAGCTTATTGAGAAG CCAATGGGCATCTTCTCCATCCTTGAAGAGGAGTGTATGTTCCCCAAGGCTTCAGACACAACCTTCAAAAACAAACTCCATGACCAGCATCTGGGCAAAACCAATGCTTTCCAAAAGCCCAAACCTGCCAAAGGAAAGGCTGAGGCCCACTTTTCCCTGGTGCACTATGCTGGCACTGTTGACTACAACATCAATGGCTGGCTGGACAAGAACAAGGACCCCCTGAACGACTCTGTGGTGCAACTGTACCAGAAGTCCTCAGTCAAACTGCTGGCTCACCTGTATGCATCCCATGCTGGTGCAGATG ATGCAAAAGGTGGTGGTGGCAAAAAGGCAGGCAAGAAGAAGGGTGGCTCCTTCCAGACTGTGTCTGCTCTGTTCAGG GAGAACTTGGGCAAGCTGATGACCAACCTGAGGAGCACTCATCCTCACTTCGTGCGTTGCTTGATTCCTAATGAATCAAAGACACCAG GTCTCATGGAGAACTTCTTGGTTATCCACCAGCTGAGGTGTAATGGTGTGCTGGAAGGTATCAGAATCTGCAGAAAGGGTTTCCCCAGCAGAATCCTTTATGGTGACTTCAAGCAGAG ATACAAAGTATTGAACGCCAGTGTCATCCCTGAGGGACAGTTCATTGATAACAAGAAAGCTTCTGAGAAGCTCCTGGGGTCCATTGATGTGGACCACACTCAGTACAAGTTTGGTCACACCAAG GTGTTCTTCAAAGCTGGTCTGCTGGGTACCCTGGAGGAGATGCGAGATGAGAAACTGGCAACACTGGTGACCATGACTCAGGCCCTCTGCCGTGGCTACCTCATGAGAAGAGAGTTTGTCAAAATGATGGAAAGGAG AGAGTCCATTTACTCCATCCAATACAACATCCGCTCATTCATGAATGTGAAACACTGGCCATGGATGAAGGTCTACTTCAAGATCAAGCCACTTCTCAAGAGTGCTGAAGCTGAGAAGGAAATGGCCAACATGAAGGAAGAGTTTACCAAGTGTAAAGAGGATCTGGCAAAGGCGTTAGCCAAGAAGAAGGAGCTTGAGGAGAAAATGGTCTCTCTGCTGCAGGAAAAGAATGACCTACAGTTGGCTGTAGCATCT GAATCTGAAAGCCTCTCTGATGCTGAGGAAAGATGTGAGGGCCTCATCAAAGCAAAGATCCAGCTTGAAGCAAAACTCAAAGAGACATCTGAGAGActagaggatgaggaggaaatCAACGGTGAGCTCACTGCCAAGAAGAGGAAACTGGAGGATGAATGCTCTGAGCTGAAGAAAGACATTGATGACTTAGAGCTCACCTTGGCCAAAGTGGAGAAGGAGAAACATGCCACAGAAAACAAG gTGAAAAACCTGACTGAAGAGATGGCCTCCCAGGATGAGAGCATTGGCAAGTTGTCCAAGGAGAAGAAAGCCCTCCAAGAGGCACATCAGCAGACCCTTGATGATCTCCAAGCAGAGGAGGACAAAGTCAACACTCTGACCAAAGCAAAGACTAAGCTTGAGCAGCAAGTAGATGAT TTGGAAGGCTCTCTGGAACAGGAGAAGAAGCTTCGCATGGACCTTGAGAGAGCCAAGAGAAAGCTTGAAGGTGATCTGAAACTGGCACAGGAATCCATAATGGACCTGGAGAATGACAAGCAGCAGTCAGAGGAAAAGATCAAGAA GAAGGACTTTGAGATGAGCCAGCTTCTCAGCAAGATTGAGGATGAACAAACTTTGGGTGCTCAGCTTCAGAAAAAGATTAAAGAACTCCAG GCTCGTATTGAGGAGCTAGAGGAAGAAATCGAGGCTGAGCGTGCTGCTCGGGCCAAGGTTGAGAAGCAGAGGGCTGATCTCTCCAGGGAACTTGAGGAGATCAGCGAGAGGCTAGAAGAAGCAGGTGGGGCAACTGCTGCTCAGATTGAGATGAACAAGAAGCGTGAAGCTGAGTTCCAGAAGCTGCGCCGTGATCTTGAAGAGTCCACCCTGCAGCATGaagccactgctgctgctctccgCAAGAAGCAGGCCGACAGTGTGGCAGAGCTGGGCGAACAAATCGACAACCTTCAGCGCGTCAAGCAGAaactggagaaggagaagagtgAATACAAAATGGAGATTGATGACCTATCCAGTAACATGGAGGCTGTTGCCAAATCAAAG GGAAACCTTGAGAAAATGTGCCGTACCCTTGAAGATCAACTGAGTGAACTCAAGTCAAAGTATGATGAGAATGCACGACAGCTTAATGATATGAGTGCACAAAAAGCAAGACTTCAAACTGAACatg GTGAATTGGGACGCCAGGTGGAGGAGAAAGAAGCTCTTGTTTCCCAACTGACAAGAGGCAAACAAGCCTACACACAGCAGATTGAGGAGCTCAAGAGACACGTTGAAGAGGAGGGCAAG GCCAAGAATGCCCTGGCCCACGCTTTGCAGTCAGCCCGCCATGACTGTGACCTGCTGAGGGAGCAGtatgaggaggagcaggaagcCAAGGCTGAGCTGCAGCGTGGAATGTCCAAGGCCAACAGTGAGGTGGCTCAGTGGAGATCCAAATATGAAACTGATGCCATCCAGCGTactgaggagctggaggaggccaa GAAAAAGCTTGCACAGCGTCTACAGGAGGCAGAGGAGTCCATTGAGGCTGTGAACTCCAAGTGTGCCTCTTTGGAGAAGACCAAGCAGAGACTGCAGGGTGAAGTGGAGGATCTCATGATTGATGTGGAGAGGGCAAATGCCCAGGCTGCCAACCTTGACAAGAAACAAAGGAACTTTGACAAG GTTTTGGCAGAAGCGAAGCAGAAGTATGAAGAAAGCCAGGCTGAGCTGGAGGGGGCTCAGAAAGAGGCCCGTTCTCTCAGCACTGAGCTCTTCAAGATGAAGAACTCATATGAAGAAGCTCTGGACCAACTGGAGACAttgaagagagagaacaagaaccTGCAGC AGGAGATTTCTGACCTAACCGAACAGATCGGAGAGACTGGAAAGACCGTTCATGAGCTGGAGAAGGCAAAGAAGACTGTGGAGACTGAGAAAGCAGAAATCCAGGCTGCCCTTGAAGAAGCAGAG GGAACTCTGGAGCATGAAGAGTCCAAGATCCTCCGGGTCCAGCTTGAGCTCAGTCAGGTCAAGGGTGAAATTGAGAGGAAGCTGGCAGAGAAAGATGAGGAGACAGAGCAGATCAAGAGAAACAGCCAGAGGGTGGTCGAGTCCATGCAGTCCACACTTGATGCTGAGGTGAGAAGCAGGAACGATGCTCTGAGAGTCAAGAAGAAGATGGAGGGAGACCTCAATGAGATGGAGATTCAGCTAAGCCATGCCAACCGCCAGGCAGCTGAAGCTCAGAAGCAACTAAGGAATGTCCAAGGACAGCTCAAG GATGCCCAACTGCACCTTGATGATGCGATAAGAGGACAGGAGGACATGAAGGAACAGGTTGCCATGGTGGAGCGCAGGAACAACCTGATGCTGGCTGAGATTGAAGAACTGAGGGCTGCCctggagcagacagagagaggccgCAAAGTGGCCGAGCAGGAGCTGGTCGATGCAAGCGAGCGTGTGGGACTGCTGCACTCCCAG AATACCAGCCTTTTGAACACCAAGAAGAAACTGGAAGCTGATTTTCTTCAGATTCAAAGTGAAGTGGATGACACTGTCCAGGAAGCAAGAAATGCTGAGGAGAAAGCCAAGAAGGCCATCACAGAT GCTGCCATGATGGCAGAAGAGCTGAAGAAGGAGCAGGACACCAGCGCTCATCTGGAGAGGATGAAGAAGAACCTGGAGGTTACAGTCAAGGACCTGCAGCACCGTCTGGATGAGGCTGAGAGTCTGGCCATGAAGGGCGGAAAGAAACAGCTCCAGAAACTGGAAGCAAGG GTACGTGAGCTGGAAGGTGAAGTTGAGGCTGAACAGAAACGTGGAGCCGATTCGGTCAAAGGTGTCCGTAAATATGAGAGGAAAGTCAAGGAGCTCACCTACCAG ACTGAAGAGGACAAGAAGAATGTCCACAGACTGCAGGACCTGGTGGACAAGCTGCAGCTGAAAGTAAAGGCCTACAAGAGGCAGTCTGAGGAAGCT GAGGAACAAGCCAACACTCACCTGTCCAGGTTCAGAAAGGTGCAGCATGAGCTGGAGGAAGCTCAGGAGCGTGCCGACATCGCTGAGTCCCAGGTCAACAAGCTGAGAGCCAAGAGCCGTGATGCTGGCAAG gggaATGAAGTCGCAGAATGA